From a region of the Priestia filamentosa genome:
- a CDS encoding small, acid-soluble spore protein, alpha/beta type, translating into MARRPILSNKAKEEIAKELGFYDTVKEQGYGAITSKDAGNIVKRAVEIAKAGLNKRV; encoded by the coding sequence ATGGCGAGAAGACCAATACTTTCGAATAAAGCAAAAGAGGAAATAGCAAAAGAACTGGGGTTCTATGATACTGTGAAAGAACAAGGGTATGGAGCCATAACTTCGAAGGATGCAGGAAACATTGTGAAAAGAGCAGTCGAGATAGCAAAAGCAGGGCTCAATAAGCGAGTATAA
- the pth gene encoding aminoacyl-tRNA hydrolase, producing the protein MKVIVGLGNPGKQYERTRHNIGFMIVDELSDRFNIPLNQTKFNGTFGMGYVQGEKVCLLKPLTYMNLSGESLRPLMDYYDVEIEDIVVIYDDLDLPAGKIRLRQKGSPGGHNGIKSIIQHIHTDQFKRVRVGIGRPQTNMKVVDYVLGRFTDDEMISMKEAMERSILACEKWLNEPFLNVMNTYNS; encoded by the coding sequence TTGAAAGTGATTGTAGGTTTAGGGAACCCTGGGAAACAATATGAGCGTACACGCCACAATATTGGATTTATGATTGTTGATGAACTCTCTGATCGTTTCAATATTCCTTTGAATCAAACAAAGTTTAATGGAACGTTTGGGATGGGGTATGTTCAAGGCGAAAAGGTATGCTTGTTAAAGCCTCTTACATATATGAATTTATCTGGCGAATCTCTTCGTCCGCTTATGGATTACTACGATGTGGAGATTGAAGATATTGTTGTTATCTATGATGATCTAGATTTACCAGCGGGTAAAATTCGTTTAAGGCAGAAGGGTAGCCCAGGAGGCCATAATGGAATTAAGTCCATTATTCAGCACATACACACTGATCAATTCAAACGAGTTCGTGTTGGAATTGGTCGCCCTCAAACAAATATGAAGGTTGTTGATTACGTTCTTGGCCGATTTACAGATGATGAGATGATAAGCATGAAGGAAGCTATGGAACGTTCTATCCTAGCTTGTGAGAAATGGCTAAATGAACCGTTTTTAAATGTTATGAATACGTACAATAGCTAA
- a CDS encoding 50S ribosomal protein L25/general stress protein Ctc, which yields MSNQLQAQVREDLKRSATRKLREDGSVPAVVYGYNQNSKSIFLDSVDFIKTMREVGRNGVLTLVVEKDKFPVMLHDVQVDPLKDQVVHADFYVVNMKEEVDAEVTVSLVGEPAGVKDGGVLSQALNEISVRALPNDVPSVIEVDVSQLSINDSITISDIPKEGKYEITNEDLEETIASVLPPRQVEEVEDETAAEETEQTEEAKDQE from the coding sequence TTGAGTAATCAATTACAAGCACAAGTACGTGAAGATTTAAAACGTTCAGCAACTAGAAAATTACGTGAAGATGGCAGTGTTCCTGCTGTTGTATATGGATATAATCAAAATTCAAAGTCTATTTTTCTTGATTCTGTAGACTTCATTAAAACAATGCGTGAAGTAGGTCGAAACGGTGTGCTAACACTTGTTGTCGAGAAAGATAAGTTTCCTGTAATGTTACATGATGTACAGGTTGATCCATTAAAAGATCAAGTTGTACATGCTGACTTTTATGTTGTAAACATGAAAGAAGAAGTAGATGCAGAAGTGACAGTCTCTCTTGTGGGAGAGCCAGCAGGAGTTAAAGATGGTGGAGTGTTATCACAAGCATTAAACGAAATTTCAGTTCGGGCTCTTCCAAATGATGTTCCGTCTGTAATTGAAGTAGATGTATCTCAGTTAAGCATCAACGACTCTATCACAATTTCGGACATCCCAAAAGAAGGCAAGTACGAAATTACAAATGAAGACTTAGAAGAAACAATTGCTTCTGTACTTCCTCCTCGACAAGTAGAGGAAGTTGAAGATGAAACAGCGGCAGAAGAGACAGAACAAACTGAAGAAGCAAAAGATCAAGAATAA
- the purR gene encoding pur operon repressor: protein MKFRRSGRLIDMTHYFLQHPRRLIPLTYFADKYKSAKSSISEDMVIVKQTFEQQGIGTLITLPGAAGGVKFIPKTSKEEAKAFVDDLCEMIESPERLLPGGYLYLTDILGNPKVVNKIGRLFASTFANRDIDVVMTVATKGIPLAYAVAQYLNVPVVIVRKDSKVTEGSTVSINYVSGSSKRIQTMLLAKRSLSIGSRVLIIDDFMKAGGTVNGMISLLEEFQATVEGIGVLVESEDIEERLVDEYISLVKLCDVDTRGKQVRVTEGNYFQYYS, encoded by the coding sequence ATGAAGTTTAGACGCAGTGGACGACTTATTGATATGACTCATTATTTTCTTCAGCATCCAAGACGGCTTATTCCATTAACATATTTTGCCGATAAGTATAAATCAGCGAAATCATCTATTAGTGAAGATATGGTTATTGTCAAACAAACTTTTGAACAGCAAGGCATCGGAACATTGATTACGCTTCCAGGGGCTGCAGGAGGCGTGAAATTCATTCCAAAAACATCAAAAGAAGAAGCGAAAGCTTTTGTTGATGATTTGTGTGAAATGATTGAAAGCCCTGAACGTTTACTTCCTGGTGGCTACTTATATTTAACAGATATCTTAGGTAACCCAAAAGTTGTAAACAAAATTGGACGTTTGTTTGCTTCGACTTTTGCGAATCGAGATATCGATGTTGTAATGACAGTAGCTACAAAAGGAATTCCGCTTGCATATGCTGTTGCTCAATATTTAAACGTACCTGTTGTAATTGTACGTAAAGATAGTAAAGTAACAGAAGGTTCAACAGTGAGCATTAATTATGTTTCGGGATCTTCTAAGCGCATTCAAACAATGCTGCTTGCTAAAAGAAGCTTAAGTATTGGGTCTCGCGTTCTTATTATTGATGATTTTATGAAAGCAGGCGGGACTGTAAATGGAATGATAAGCTTGCTTGAAGAATTTCAGGCTACAGTTGAAGGCATTGGCGTTCTTGTCGAATCAGAAGACATTGAGGAACGTCTTGTTGATGAATATATCTCTCTTGTGAAACTTTGCGATGTTGATACAAGAGGAAAACAAGTAAGAGTAACAGAAGGCAATTACTTTCAATATTATTCATAA
- a CDS encoding RidA family protein — protein sequence MRYIQTDQAPQAIGPYSQGIIVNNMLYSSGQIPLRADGTLVEGSIEEQTEQVFANLQAILEEAGASFDTVVKTMVFLDDINDFQAVNEVYGRYFAEHKPARSCVEVANLPKGVGIEIEVIALVK from the coding sequence ATGCGCTACATACAAACAGATCAAGCACCACAAGCAATTGGACCATATTCACAAGGAATCATTGTAAATAATATGCTTTATAGTTCAGGACAAATTCCATTAAGAGCAGATGGAACACTTGTTGAAGGAAGTATTGAAGAGCAAACAGAACAAGTCTTTGCAAATCTTCAAGCAATTCTAGAAGAAGCAGGAGCTTCATTTGATACAGTTGTTAAAACAATGGTCTTTCTAGATGATATCAATGACTTTCAAGCTGTAAATGAAGTGTATGGCCGCTACTTTGCTGAACATAAACCAGCTCGTTCTTGTGTAGAAGTTGCGAACCTTCCTAAGGGAGTAGGAATTGAAATTGAAGTTATTGCTCTTGTAAAGTAA
- the spoVG gene encoding septation regulator SpoVG, whose translation MEVTDVRLRRVNTDGRMRAIASITLDNEFVVHDIRVIDGNNGLFVAMPSKRTPDGEFRDIAHPINSTTRGKIQDAVLAEYHRLGELEVEFEEAGAS comes from the coding sequence ATGGAAGTAACTGACGTAAGATTACGCCGTGTTAACACAGACGGACGTATGCGAGCTATCGCTTCAATCACATTGGACAACGAGTTCGTAGTACATGATATTAGAGTCATCGATGGAAATAACGGATTGTTTGTAGCTATGCCAAGCAAACGCACTCCAGATGGAGAGTTCCGTGATATTGCCCATCCAATCAACTCAACTACTCGAGGTAAAATTCAAGATGCTGTTTTAGCAGAATATCACCGATTAGGTGAACTAGAAGTTGAATTTGAAGAAGCAGGAGCTTCATAA
- the mfd gene encoding transcription-repair coupling factor, producing MQGLKRHFEHHKEIEGILNGVQEGIKEQLVTGISGSARAVLMASLYEKEEGKRPLLVVTHNLYQAQKVYDDLTNLLPEQDVFLYPVNDVLASEFGTASPELRAQRLEVLNFWNREEKGVVVAPLQGILQLLPPKSVWNKNQLTFQVGVDIDVEYAIAKINELGYERASMVSTPGEFSVRGGIIDIYPLTEENPVRIELFDTEVDSIRTFTAEEQRSVDKLESITIGPATELLLTEEQLIQGAKSLEAALSKTLKKVKDETVKEQLVEKVQYEIEQLKNKQIFDDVSKYFHLLYEEPASLLDYLPENGAVFFDEITRVHEASEQLKKDEADWVTNQLMVGEFVHDIPLSHNMPTLLQKHKAPFIYMSLFLKHVPNTSPQNIVNVSFKAMQQFHGQMNLFKGEVERWVKNNFTIVVLGPTLERVDKLESVLRDYDLDSIILKEDSQLIPGTIQIVEGDLQSGFELPMQKLVVITEEELFKKRVKKSKRRQKLSNAERIKSYSELNVGDHVVHVNHGIGKYLGIETLEINGLHKDYLNIRYEGTDKLYVPVEQIDQVQKYVGSEGKEPKLYKLGGNDWKKVKRKVEASVQDIADDLIKLYAEREASKGYPFAPDSDMQRAFEASFPYQETEDQLRSIAEVKKDMERIRPMDRLLCGDVGYGKTEVAIRAAFKAIHEGKQVAFLVPTTILAQQHYETIRERFQEYPINIGLLSRFRTRKQQQETAKGLKSGVVDIVIGTHRLLSKDIKYKDLGLLIIDEEQRFGVTHKEKIKQLKANIDVLTLTATPIPRTLHMSMLGVRDLSVIETPPENRFPVQTYVLEYNPPLVREAIERELARDGQVYFLYNRVEDIERKAEEISTLVPDARVAYAHGKMNETELEAAVLSFLEGEYDVLVSTTIIETGVDIPNVNTLIVHDADRMGLSQLYQLRGRVGRSNRVAYAYFTYRKDKALSEVAEQRLQAIKEFTELGSGFKIAMRDLSIRGAGNLLGAQQHGFIDSVGFDLYSQMLKEAIEERQGSGEEEKVDVEININLDAYIPDQYIVDGRMKIDMYKRFRGIESLEDLEDLKEEMIDRFGDYPAEVGYLFKVAEMKVYAAENGVESVMQSKTEISILLTEKTSAEIDGQKLFQLGNEFGRMMGFGMEGNRVKVVANINRLKEAEWLPMILKFVKNLKDVRKEKKVKSV from the coding sequence TTGCAAGGATTAAAGAGACACTTCGAGCATCATAAAGAAATCGAAGGAATTTTAAATGGAGTCCAAGAAGGAATTAAAGAGCAGCTTGTTACGGGGATCTCGGGTTCTGCACGTGCAGTATTGATGGCAAGTCTCTATGAAAAAGAGGAAGGAAAACGGCCTCTGTTAGTGGTAACCCATAACTTATATCAAGCACAGAAAGTATACGATGATCTTACAAATCTGTTACCTGAACAAGACGTATTTCTCTATCCTGTAAACGACGTACTTGCTTCAGAATTTGGTACGGCAAGTCCTGAATTAAGAGCACAGCGCTTAGAAGTGTTAAACTTCTGGAACAGAGAAGAAAAAGGAGTTGTTGTTGCTCCATTACAGGGGATATTGCAACTTCTTCCACCTAAGTCTGTTTGGAATAAAAATCAGCTTACATTTCAAGTTGGTGTAGACATTGATGTAGAGTATGCTATTGCAAAGATTAACGAACTTGGTTATGAACGAGCTTCAATGGTTTCAACACCAGGAGAGTTCAGCGTACGCGGAGGCATTATTGATATTTACCCTCTTACAGAAGAAAATCCAGTCAGAATTGAATTATTTGATACCGAGGTAGATTCAATTCGAACTTTCACAGCTGAAGAGCAACGTTCAGTAGATAAGCTAGAGAGCATTACAATTGGCCCTGCAACAGAACTACTTCTTACAGAAGAACAGCTGATTCAAGGGGCAAAGTCGCTAGAAGCAGCGCTTTCGAAAACTTTAAAGAAAGTGAAAGATGAAACTGTAAAAGAGCAGCTTGTTGAAAAAGTTCAATATGAAATTGAACAACTAAAAAATAAGCAGATTTTTGATGATGTCTCAAAATATTTTCACCTTCTTTATGAAGAACCAGCTAGTTTACTAGATTACCTACCTGAAAATGGTGCTGTGTTCTTCGACGAAATTACAAGAGTACATGAAGCATCAGAACAGTTAAAGAAAGATGAAGCTGATTGGGTTACAAATCAGCTTATGGTTGGAGAATTTGTACATGACATCCCACTGTCTCACAACATGCCAACTCTTCTTCAAAAGCATAAAGCACCATTTATCTATATGTCGCTATTTTTGAAGCATGTTCCAAATACAAGTCCCCAAAACATTGTAAATGTCTCTTTTAAAGCAATGCAGCAGTTTCACGGACAGATGAATTTGTTCAAGGGAGAAGTGGAGCGTTGGGTTAAAAACAACTTTACGATTGTTGTGCTTGGTCCTACATTGGAACGAGTAGATAAGCTGGAGTCTGTTCTTCGTGACTATGATCTTGATTCTATTATTTTGAAAGAAGATTCTCAGCTTATTCCAGGCACAATTCAAATTGTAGAAGGTGACTTACAATCTGGATTTGAGCTCCCAATGCAGAAGCTTGTTGTGATTACAGAAGAAGAGTTATTTAAGAAACGTGTTAAAAAATCAAAGAGACGTCAAAAGCTTTCAAATGCAGAGCGAATTAAAAGTTATTCAGAGCTTAATGTTGGTGATCATGTTGTTCACGTAAATCACGGGATCGGTAAATATCTAGGCATTGAAACGCTAGAAATCAACGGGCTTCACAAAGATTATTTGAACATTCGATATGAAGGTACAGATAAACTATATGTACCTGTTGAACAGATTGACCAAGTACAGAAATATGTTGGTTCTGAAGGTAAAGAGCCTAAACTCTATAAATTGGGCGGTAACGACTGGAAGAAAGTGAAGCGTAAAGTAGAGGCATCTGTTCAAGATATTGCAGATGATCTTATTAAGCTTTATGCAGAACGCGAAGCAAGTAAGGGATATCCATTTGCTCCTGATAGTGATATGCAACGTGCATTTGAGGCATCTTTTCCATATCAAGAAACAGAAGATCAACTGCGCTCAATTGCGGAAGTGAAAAAGGATATGGAACGCATCCGTCCTATGGATCGTCTTCTTTGTGGAGATGTTGGATACGGAAAGACAGAAGTTGCTATAAGAGCAGCATTCAAAGCCATTCATGAAGGAAAACAAGTGGCTTTTCTTGTGCCGACTACAATACTAGCTCAGCAGCACTATGAAACAATCCGTGAAAGATTTCAAGAATATCCAATAAATATTGGTCTTTTAAGCCGTTTTAGAACAAGAAAGCAGCAACAAGAAACAGCAAAAGGATTAAAATCAGGGGTTGTAGATATTGTAATTGGAACACATCGCTTGCTTTCTAAAGATATTAAGTATAAGGATTTAGGGTTGCTTATTATTGATGAAGAACAGCGCTTTGGTGTTACACATAAGGAAAAAATAAAACAGCTAAAAGCTAATATTGATGTTCTAACATTGACAGCAACGCCAATTCCAAGAACACTGCATATGTCGATGCTTGGAGTTCGCGATTTATCTGTTATTGAAACACCTCCTGAAAACCGTTTTCCTGTGCAAACTTATGTGCTTGAATATAATCCTCCACTTGTAAGGGAAGCAATTGAACGCGAACTTGCTAGAGATGGGCAAGTGTACTTCCTTTATAACCGTGTAGAAGATATTGAGCGTAAAGCAGAAGAAATCTCAACCCTTGTTCCTGATGCACGTGTTGCTTATGCACACGGTAAGATGAACGAAACGGAGCTTGAAGCAGCTGTGTTAAGTTTCTTAGAAGGAGAATATGACGTTTTAGTGAGCACAACTATCATTGAAACGGGTGTTGATATTCCAAATGTTAATACATTGATTGTACATGATGCAGATCGTATGGGCCTTTCACAGCTTTATCAGCTACGTGGACGTGTTGGTCGTTCAAATCGAGTTGCATATGCTTATTTCACATACCGTAAAGATAAAGCTCTAAGTGAAGTAGCTGAGCAAAGACTGCAAGCAATTAAAGAGTTTACAGAGCTTGGTTCTGGATTTAAGATTGCAATGCGTGATTTATCCATTCGTGGAGCAGGGAACTTACTAGGAGCCCAACAGCATGGCTTTATTGACTCTGTTGGTTTTGATTTATACTCTCAAATGCTTAAAGAAGCAATTGAAGAGAGGCAAGGCAGCGGTGAAGAAGAGAAAGTGGATGTTGAGATTAATATTAATCTTGATGCCTACATTCCAGATCAGTATATTGTAGACGGTAGAATGAAAATTGATATGTACAAACGATTCCGTGGCATTGAAAGTCTCGAAGATCTTGAAGATTTGAAAGAAGAAATGATTGATCGCTTTGGTGATTATCCTGCTGAAGTGGGCTACTTATTTAAAGTTGCTGAAATGAAAGTGTACGCAGCGGAGAATGGAGTAGAATCTGTTATGCAATCTAAGACAGAAATCTCTATTCTCCTAACTGAGAAGACAAGTGCTGAGATTGATGGACAGAAGCTATTTCAGTTAGGAAATGAGTTTGGACGAATGATGGGGTTTGGTATGGAAGGAAACCGTGTCAAAGTTGTAGCAAATATTAACCGTCTAAAAGAAGCTGAATGGCTTCCGATGATTTTGAAATTCGTAAAAAATCTAAAAGATGTTCGAAAAGAAAAAAAGGTAAAATCTGTCTAG
- the glmU gene encoding bifunctional UDP-N-acetylglucosamine diphosphorylase/glucosamine-1-phosphate N-acetyltransferase GlmU has product MTNRYAVILAAGQGTRMKSSLYKVLHPVCGKPMVEHVVDQLRTLNLDSIVTIVGHGAEMVKTQLGDRSLYALQEEQLGTAHAVMQADSVLKDKKGTTIVVCGDTPLITSETIEAVLNYHDQNEAKATILTAHTDNPTGYGRIVRNEEGHVLKIVEHKDATEQEREIGEINTGTYCFDNELLFSVLSQVSNDNVQGEYYLPDVIEILQSKGEKVLAYQTDDFAETLGVNDRYALSQAEATMRARINKKHMLNGVTIQDPANTYISADAEIGRDTVLLPGVVINGKVSIGERSVIGPHSELKDCQIGEETTIRQSVVHDSEVGNKVNIGPFAHIRPQSSIGDEVRVGNFVEIKKSTFGKGSKASHLSYIGDAEVGKDVNLGCGSITVNYDGKNKFLTKIEDGAFVGCNSNLIAPVTVGSGAYVAAGSTITDDVPGEALSIARAKQVNKEGYANKINNKKS; this is encoded by the coding sequence ATGACAAATAGATATGCGGTTATATTGGCTGCTGGGCAAGGAACAAGGATGAAATCATCTCTTTACAAGGTGTTGCACCCTGTATGTGGGAAACCTATGGTTGAACATGTTGTAGATCAGCTAAGAACCCTAAACCTTGACAGCATTGTAACAATTGTTGGACATGGTGCAGAAATGGTGAAAACACAGCTTGGTGATCGTAGCCTTTATGCACTACAGGAAGAACAGCTTGGAACGGCTCATGCAGTAATGCAGGCAGATTCAGTTTTGAAAGATAAGAAAGGAACAACAATTGTTGTTTGTGGAGACACACCGCTTATTACAAGCGAAACAATTGAAGCTGTTCTAAACTATCATGATCAAAACGAAGCAAAAGCAACAATTTTAACAGCACATACGGATAATCCAACAGGATATGGTCGTATTGTCCGCAATGAAGAAGGTCATGTTTTAAAGATTGTGGAACACAAAGATGCAACAGAGCAAGAGCGAGAAATTGGTGAAATTAATACTGGAACGTATTGCTTTGACAATGAACTCTTATTTTCTGTGCTTTCTCAAGTATCAAATGATAATGTTCAGGGAGAATATTACTTACCTGATGTTATTGAGATTCTTCAATCAAAAGGTGAAAAAGTGTTAGCATATCAAACAGATGATTTTGCGGAAACACTAGGTGTTAACGATCGCTATGCACTTTCACAAGCAGAAGCTACAATGCGCGCGCGTATTAATAAGAAACATATGTTAAATGGGGTTACAATTCAAGACCCTGCAAACACATATATTTCAGCTGATGCGGAAATTGGCCGTGATACAGTTCTATTACCTGGGGTTGTAATTAATGGTAAAGTATCAATTGGTGAACGCAGCGTTATCGGACCACACTCTGAATTGAAAGACTGCCAAATTGGTGAAGAAACAACAATTCGTCAATCAGTTGTGCACGATAGTGAAGTAGGCAATAAAGTAAATATTGGTCCTTTTGCTCATATTCGTCCTCAATCTTCAATTGGTGATGAGGTACGTGTAGGCAATTTTGTAGAGATTAAGAAATCTACTTTTGGTAAAGGAAGCAAAGCTTCTCACTTAAGCTATATTGGTGATGCAGAAGTTGGCAAAGATGTGAACCTTGGTTGTGGTTCAATCACTGTAAATTATGATGGGAAAAATAAATTCTTAACCAAGATCGAAGACGGTGCTTTTGTTGGGTGCAACTCTAACTTAATTGCTCCTGTTACAGTAGGAAGTGGAGCATATGTAGCGGCTGGTTCAACAATCACAGATGATGTACCAGGCGAAGCACTATCTATTGCTCGTGCGAAACAAGTGAATAAAGAAGGCTATGCAAATAAAATAAATAACAAAAAGTCCTAA
- the ispE gene encoding 4-(cytidine 5'-diphospho)-2-C-methyl-D-erythritol kinase encodes MKLSMKAPAKINLSLDVLGKRPDGFHEVEMIMTTIDLSDRIELEDRYDGKIYVSSHNRYVPDDQRNLAYQAAQLLKERFKVSRGVTITITKIIPVAAGLAGGSSDAAATLKGLNRLWNLGLSVDQLAEIGAEIGSDVSFCVYGGTALATGRGEVIQHIDHPPKCWVVLAKPELGVSTAEVYRNLNLKNIEHPDVHGMVDALKEKDYDKMCNLVGNVLETVTLNLYPEVSQIKEQMIKFGADAVLMSGSGPTVFGLVQYDSRMQRVYNGLKGFCDKVYAVRIIGERVVD; translated from the coding sequence ATGAAGCTTTCAATGAAAGCACCAGCAAAAATAAATTTATCATTAGATGTATTAGGCAAACGTCCTGATGGGTTTCACGAAGTAGAAATGATTATGACTACAATTGATCTTTCAGATCGAATTGAGCTTGAAGATAGATATGATGGAAAAATATATGTTTCTTCTCACAATCGATATGTACCAGATGATCAGCGAAATTTAGCTTATCAGGCAGCTCAACTATTAAAAGAGCGCTTCAAAGTTTCAAGAGGGGTAACAATTACAATCACAAAAATTATCCCTGTTGCAGCGGGATTAGCTGGAGGAAGCAGTGATGCAGCCGCTACTTTAAAAGGACTAAACCGTTTATGGAATTTAGGTTTGTCAGTAGATCAGTTAGCTGAAATTGGAGCAGAGATTGGTTCTGATGTTTCATTTTGCGTATACGGAGGAACAGCTCTTGCAACAGGTCGTGGAGAAGTGATTCAACATATCGATCATCCTCCAAAGTGTTGGGTAGTATTAGCAAAACCTGAACTAGGGGTTTCAACTGCAGAAGTTTACCGTAACTTGAATTTAAAAAACATTGAGCATCCTGATGTACATGGAATGGTTGATGCATTAAAAGAGAAAGATTACGATAAAATGTGCAATCTTGTTGGAAATGTATTGGAAACTGTAACGTTAAATCTTTATCCAGAAGTATCTCAGATTAAAGAACAGATGATTAAGTTTGGCGCAGATGCTGTTTTAATGAGCGGAAGTGGTCCCACTGTTTTTGGTCTTGTTCAATATGATTCTCGTATGCAACGTGTGTACAACGGATTGAAAGGTTTTTGCGATAAAGTGTACGCTGTACGCATCATAGGAGAAAGAGTAGTTGATTAA
- the spoVT gene encoding stage V sporulation protein T — MKATGIVRRIDDLGRVVIPKEIRRTLRIREGDPLEIFVDRDGEVILKKYSPISELSDFAKEYAEALYDSLGNPILVCDRDYFIAIAGASKKDYLNKSVGQLLETTMENRSSTIVTEEKTIELADGHEEKVSSYTIGPIIANGDPIGAVVIFSKEGTVSEIEHKAVQTAAGFLSRQMEQ, encoded by the coding sequence ATGAAAGCAACAGGTATAGTTCGCAGAATTGATGATTTGGGGCGTGTTGTAATCCCAAAAGAAATTAGAAGAACATTAAGGATTCGCGAAGGAGATCCACTTGAGATTTTCGTTGATCGCGATGGTGAAGTAATTTTAAAGAAATATTCACCAATCAGCGAATTAAGTGACTTTGCGAAAGAATACGCTGAAGCATTATATGACAGTTTAGGTAACCCAATCTTAGTTTGTGACCGAGATTACTTCATTGCAATTGCCGGAGCATCTAAAAAGGATTATCTGAACAAAAGTGTAGGTCAGCTTCTTGAGACAACAATGGAAAATCGTAGTTCTACTATTGTTACAGAAGAGAAGACAATTGAGCTTGCAGATGGTCATGAAGAAAAAGTATCATCATATACAATTGGACCTATTATTGCCAATGGAGACCCAATTGGAGCTGTCGTTATCTTCTCAAAAGAAGGAACAGTCTCAGAAATTGAGCACAAGGCTGTTCAGACAGCAGCTGGATTCCTTTCTCGTCAAATGGAACAATAA
- a CDS encoding anti-sigma-F factor Fin family protein gives MSIHYVCRHCGHKVGTLEEKVVDTEKLGFNHLTNEERTSFIQYAEDGSMSVNVICEDCQEALERNPDFHQYSTFIQ, from the coding sequence ATGTCTATTCACTATGTATGCAGACACTGCGGACATAAAGTAGGTACGTTAGAGGAAAAAGTCGTTGATACAGAGAAATTAGGATTTAATCATTTAACAAATGAGGAACGAACTTCGTTCATTCAATATGCAGAAGATGGAAGTATGTCAGTGAATGTAATTTGTGAAGATTGCCAAGAAGCTTTAGAGCGAAATCCAGATTTTCATCAGTATTCAACATTTATACAGTAA
- a CDS encoding ribose-phosphate diphosphokinase: protein MSRDYTSEKIKVFSLNSNPALAEEIAKVIGVGLGKCSVTRFSDGEVQVNIEESIRGCDVFIVQSTSAPVNERLMELLIMIDALKRAAAKTITIVIPYYGYARQDRKARAREPITAKLVANLLETAGAHRVIALDLHAPQIQGFFDILIDHLMAVPILGEYFKGKELDDIVIVSPDHGGVTRARKLADRLKAPIAIIDKRRPRPNVAEVMNIVGQVEGKTAILIDDMIDTAGTITLAANALVEAGATQVYACCTHPVLSGPAIDRIQNSKIKELVVTNSIALTDEKKIDKVTQLSVAPLIGEAIIRVYEDQSVSTLFD, encoded by the coding sequence ATGTCAAGAGATTATACTTCTGAAAAAATTAAAGTTTTTTCCTTAAATTCAAATCCTGCTTTAGCAGAAGAAATTGCTAAAGTAATTGGGGTTGGACTAGGGAAATGTTCGGTTACTCGTTTTAGTGATGGAGAAGTTCAAGTTAACATTGAAGAAAGTATTCGCGGCTGTGATGTTTTTATTGTTCAGTCTACGAGTGCACCTGTTAACGAACGACTAATGGAACTTCTTATTATGATTGATGCACTTAAACGTGCAGCAGCTAAAACAATCACAATTGTTATCCCTTACTATGGTTATGCTCGTCAAGATCGTAAAGCTCGTGCTCGTGAGCCAATCACAGCTAAGCTTGTAGCAAACCTTCTTGAAACAGCAGGAGCGCATCGCGTGATTGCACTTGATTTACATGCTCCTCAAATTCAAGGTTTCTTTGACATCTTAATTGATCACCTTATGGCAGTACCTATCCTAGGAGAGTACTTTAAAGGAAAAGAGTTAGATGATATTGTAATTGTTTCTCCGGACCACGGTGGTGTAACAAGAGCAAGAAAGCTTGCAGATCGCTTAAAAGCTCCGATTGCAATTATTGATAAACGTCGCCCGCGTCCAAACGTAGCAGAAGTTATGAACATTGTTGGACAAGTTGAAGGAAAAACAGCAATCTTAATTGATGATATGATTGATACAGCAGGTACAATTACACTTGCTGCAAATGCACTTGTAGAAGCAGGAGCAACACAAGTTTATGCTTGTTGTACACACCCAGTGCTTTCAGGCCCTGCGATTGATCGTATCCAAAACTCTAAAATCAAAGAGCTTGTTGTTACAAACTCTATTGCTCTTACAGACGAAAAGAAAATTGATAAAGTAACACAGCTATCTGTTGCACCTCTAATTGGAGAAGCAATTATTCGCGTTTATGAAGATCAATCTGTTAGTACACTTTTTGATTGA